The Salegentibacter mishustinae genome includes a window with the following:
- the pssE gene encoding PssE/Cps14G family polysaccharide biosynthesis glycosyltransferase — MIIVLLGTFPTAFKRPLIEIEKLCKKGLITEEVIVQSGHTQFDSEYMKMRSFISPDELTELYKQARVVITQAGTGSLIKGMKLNKKIIAIPRLAKYGEVVDDHQEEILHEFTKLNYILPWTEDIALEEVLSKIDDFKPSPYVSTKQNIIDHLEGYINSL; from the coding sequence ATGATTATAGTATTGCTAGGAACCTTTCCAACGGCATTTAAAAGACCTCTTATTGAAATTGAAAAACTTTGCAAGAAAGGCCTGATAACTGAGGAAGTGATTGTTCAAAGTGGGCATACTCAATTCGATTCGGAATATATGAAAATGCGATCTTTTATTTCTCCAGATGAGCTAACTGAACTGTATAAGCAAGCACGTGTAGTAATTACCCAGGCTGGTACTGGCTCTCTTATTAAAGGGATGAAACTGAATAAAAAAATAATAGCTATTCCCAGACTAGCTAAATATGGAGAAGTGGTGGATGATCATCAGGAAGAAATTCTTCATGAGTTTACCAAGCTAAATTATATACTGCCCTGGACCGAGGATATAGCTTTAGAAGAGGTATTAAGCAAAATCGATGACTTTAAGCCATCACCTTATGTTTCTACTAAACAAAATATAATCGATCATTTAGAAGGATATATCAATTCCTTATAG
- the pssD gene encoding PssD/Cps14F family polysaccharide biosynthesis glycosyltransferase: MKKKKIILICSDGGHLAQILELKDMFLTYDYLIVTEESPATLPLKEKYNIKYLKGRSKGQKRNLSFIYSLVVNAFLSLKILIQHFPKAIITTGSHTAIPMCLLGKISGAKIIWILSYARINSRAFSADIIYPFADRFIVQWPGVQKFYKKAIYLGGIY, translated from the coding sequence ATGAAAAAGAAGAAAATCATCCTTATTTGTTCTGATGGAGGCCATCTTGCCCAAATTTTAGAGTTAAAAGACATGTTTTTAACCTATGATTATCTTATTGTTACAGAAGAATCTCCAGCTACGCTTCCATTAAAAGAAAAGTATAATATTAAATATCTGAAAGGTAGATCCAAAGGGCAAAAAAGAAATTTATCTTTTATCTATAGCCTGGTAGTGAATGCTTTTCTATCCCTAAAAATTTTAATTCAGCATTTTCCCAAAGCCATTATAACTACCGGCAGCCATACTGCAATTCCTATGTGCCTGTTAGGTAAAATATCAGGAGCAAAGATTATCTGGATTCTTAGCTATGCCAGGATAAATTCAAGGGCCTTTTCTGCAGATATAATTTATCCGTTCGCTGATAGGTTTATTGTACAGTGGCCTGGTGTACAAAAGTTTTATAAGAAAGCTATCTATCTGGGCGGTATTTATTAA
- the asnB gene encoding asparagine synthase (glutamine-hydrolyzing), translating to MCGIAGAINAELTKESLNLIKHRGPDFQYFVVENMGGNSVYLGHTRLSILDLSPTGNQPMKSSCGQYTLIFNGEIYNHLELRKKLTSVDFKGTSDTETILYYLMKFGIDSVRDFNGIFALALLDKKEEKMYLARDMFGVKPLYYYQKGKTLLFASELKIIKENPAYEKAIDLDALNTFLAFRYNPAPKTIFKGIKKLEAASYLVLDNNLNSTQIDFWPRKQKINHNISEAEAVDQYSFLFEQAIKRQALSDVPIGVLLSGGLDSAMVAHMLAKHTDKQLKTFTVGFQGKGNFNELDDARETAKFIKSDHYDIFMNIEQFLETFSMSYYHTEEPIAAATIPPLYHVSKLAHEHVKVVMSGQGADEPMAGYKRYRGEKIIGDYGKILNMLPLNAIQKLFPANIALERGIYSSRFKNEVDRFVAIFSLFTPELKQKLFKPEIATIAFSEQRELFDKILANSDPKANSLNRLLYLDTRSLLPDSLLLFNDKITMAHSIENRVPFLDMDLVAFIESLPVKYKLNGKITKYVQRKAAAKFLPGNIINRKKKAFETPIGIWFKQELGNTLIELIEKPNSLSREYFNLAFIKNMIDLHKNKKRDYEKHLFILLSLEYWYQNFYSENFSDVVLENANYISR from the coding sequence ATGTGTGGAATAGCAGGGGCCATAAATGCCGAACTAACTAAAGAATCCTTAAACCTTATAAAGCATAGAGGACCTGATTTTCAATATTTTGTTGTTGAAAATATGGGGGGCAATTCCGTTTATTTAGGACATACCAGGTTATCTATTCTAGACTTGAGTCCTACCGGGAATCAACCCATGAAATCAAGTTGTGGTCAATATACATTGATTTTCAATGGGGAGATCTATAATCATCTCGAACTCCGTAAAAAATTGACATCTGTAGATTTCAAGGGAACCTCAGATACAGAAACTATTCTTTATTATTTAATGAAATTCGGAATCGACAGTGTTCGTGATTTCAATGGAATTTTTGCGTTGGCACTACTTGATAAAAAGGAGGAGAAAATGTATTTGGCCAGGGATATGTTTGGAGTGAAACCATTGTACTACTATCAAAAAGGAAAAACCTTGCTGTTTGCTTCAGAACTTAAAATAATAAAGGAAAACCCTGCGTATGAGAAAGCTATTGACCTTGATGCTCTAAATACTTTTTTGGCGTTTCGTTATAATCCTGCACCAAAGACCATTTTTAAAGGCATTAAAAAACTGGAAGCTGCCAGTTATTTGGTACTGGATAATAACTTAAATAGTACCCAAATAGATTTTTGGCCCAGAAAACAAAAAATAAATCATAATATAAGTGAAGCTGAAGCCGTAGACCAATATAGTTTTTTATTTGAACAGGCCATTAAGAGGCAGGCTTTAAGTGACGTACCCATAGGAGTGCTTTTAAGTGGCGGACTAGATTCTGCAATGGTGGCCCATATGTTAGCTAAACATACAGATAAGCAGTTAAAAACCTTTACCGTAGGTTTTCAGGGAAAAGGTAATTTTAATGAACTCGATGATGCTCGAGAGACGGCAAAATTCATTAAATCTGACCATTATGATATCTTCATGAACATTGAGCAGTTTCTGGAAACTTTTTCAATGTCTTACTATCATACAGAAGAACCCATTGCGGCAGCTACAATTCCACCTTTATACCATGTTTCAAAATTAGCTCATGAACATGTAAAGGTGGTGATGAGTGGTCAGGGGGCAGATGAGCCAATGGCGGGTTATAAAAGATACCGTGGCGAAAAAATTATTGGTGATTATGGTAAAATACTTAATATGTTACCTTTAAATGCAATACAAAAACTTTTTCCCGCTAATATAGCTTTGGAAAGAGGCATCTATTCCTCCAGATTCAAAAATGAGGTAGATCGGTTTGTTGCTATTTTTTCACTATTCACTCCCGAATTAAAACAAAAACTTTTTAAACCAGAAATAGCCACCATTGCTTTTTCAGAACAAAGAGAACTATTCGATAAAATCTTGGCAAATTCAGATCCTAAAGCAAATTCTTTAAATCGTCTCTTATACCTGGATACGCGAAGTTTATTGCCTGATAGTTTACTGCTTTTTAACGATAAAATAACTATGGCTCATTCCATTGAAAATAGGGTGCCATTCTTAGATATGGATCTTGTTGCTTTTATAGAGAGTCTTCCTGTAAAATATAAATTGAATGGCAAAATTACAAAATACGTTCAACGCAAAGCGGCAGCAAAATTTTTACCAGGTAATATCATTAATAGAAAGAAAAAAGCTTTTGAAACACCAATAGGAATATGGTTTAAACAAGAACTGGGCAATACGCTGATAGAACTGATTGAAAAACCTAACTCCTTAAGCCGGGAATATTTTAATCTCGCTTTTATTAAAAATATGATAGACCTTCACAAGAATAAAAAGCGAGATTATGAAAAGCATTTATTCATTTTATTGTCTTTAGAATATTGGTATCAAAATTTTTATTCCGAAAATTTTAGTGATGTAGTATTAGAGAATGCAAATTATATCTCCAGATAA
- a CDS encoding glycosyltransferase yields the protein MNVLHLERKFPGNTETFIVNQINALPNYKHSVFTVDFLNSLPTIAEVYHPGSIPFLSDKILRNNQVAYFKKQLDYIRPDVVHAHFITDACVFREVTKNLKIPKICSCYGYDVSVIPVKFKYFYKHFYKPIIEEYDLFLAMTEEMKNDLINIGFPESKIKVHYHGIDTQKFDSVRNYEMLSGEMKILTIASLLEVKGHETVLRALSRIKNEAPTLKFHYDIVGGGKLLKPLTQMAYDLGLTENLTFHGYLKHNEILKSLIQHANVFVHPSVLTKQNDKEGIPGAIVEAMASGLPVISTRHGGIPFVINDKKTGFLIEEKDDREMSQLLIKLYDYNLRKQVGEQAKIYAQEFLDLHKKAMDLEEIYKSLIFKNNDYVWNSRGHKCRTN from the coding sequence TTGAACGTATTACATCTAGAACGCAAATTTCCCGGCAACACTGAAACTTTTATTGTGAATCAGATAAATGCCCTGCCTAATTATAAGCATTCGGTCTTTACGGTAGATTTTTTGAATTCATTGCCTACCATAGCCGAAGTCTACCATCCTGGTAGTATTCCCTTTTTATCAGATAAAATTTTAAGGAATAATCAGGTTGCTTATTTTAAAAAGCAGTTGGATTATATAAGACCAGACGTAGTTCATGCGCATTTTATTACAGATGCCTGTGTATTTCGGGAAGTCACAAAGAATTTGAAAATCCCTAAAATTTGTTCCTGCTACGGTTACGATGTATCTGTAATACCAGTCAAATTCAAATACTTCTATAAACATTTCTATAAACCTATTATTGAAGAATACGATTTATTTTTAGCAATGACAGAGGAAATGAAAAATGACTTAATAAACATAGGATTCCCAGAAAGTAAGATTAAGGTTCATTATCATGGCATTGATACCCAAAAATTTGATTCGGTCAGAAATTATGAAATGCTTTCTGGAGAAATGAAAATTTTAACCATAGCAAGTCTTCTAGAAGTAAAAGGCCATGAAACTGTATTACGCGCATTATCCCGAATTAAAAATGAAGCACCTACTCTTAAATTTCATTATGATATAGTTGGTGGTGGAAAACTTTTGAAACCCCTTACCCAAATGGCTTACGATCTTGGACTAACGGAAAACCTTACATTTCACGGCTACTTAAAGCATAACGAGATTTTGAAGTCATTAATACAGCATGCAAATGTATTTGTTCATCCAAGTGTATTAACAAAACAAAACGACAAGGAAGGTATTCCAGGTGCTATTGTAGAAGCGATGGCAAGTGGATTACCGGTAATATCTACCCGCCACGGAGGGATACCATTTGTTATTAACGATAAAAAAACAGGTTTCTTAATTGAAGAAAAAGATGACCGTGAAATGTCCCAGCTCCTTATCAAGCTTTATGATTATAATCTTAGAAAACAAGTTGGAGAACAGGCTAAAATCTATGCTCAAGAATTTTTAGACCTACACAAAAAGGCCATGGATTTGGAAGAAATTTATAAATCATTAATTTTTAAAAATAACGACTATGTGTGGAATAGCAGGGGCCATAAATGCCGAACTAACTAA